Proteins from a genomic interval of Nostoc sp. TCL240-02:
- a CDS encoding PHB depolymerase family esterase, translating to MNIYQNSRILKKLLILLLGITLLTASDSIQAEEKNITKAKILSGDNYGELYDQGKLRTYYLYTPKSYNPDRPMPLVLVFHGDDGNGKSISNVTRFNELADKKGFIVVYPDGIDQKWSLRGNAQGRVDDVSFVNALINHLQQQINIDSHKIYATGFSRGAILTQALACKLPDKISGFASVAGSLPVRLKSNCQPRTSISMLTINGTNDRDVLYEGDDHTQRGALLSISDMVDFWRSHDQCTSSNKSPDFSEDKVKTAIYTGCSGNSEVWQLAVINGGHFWPGGSSTDKSLNKFNTNLGLNASETIWNFFQSHSS from the coding sequence ATGAATATTTATCAAAATTCTCGGATTTTAAAAAAACTTCTCATACTTCTACTTGGAATCACTTTATTGACAGCCAGCGATTCCATTCAGGCTGAAGAAAAAAATATAACTAAAGCAAAAATCTTGAGTGGTGATAATTATGGAGAACTATACGATCAAGGAAAGTTACGTACTTACTATTTGTACACTCCAAAATCTTATAATCCAGATCGCCCAATGCCGTTAGTTTTAGTGTTTCATGGAGATGATGGTAATGGTAAGTCTATCAGTAATGTGACTCGCTTCAATGAATTAGCAGACAAAAAAGGATTTATTGTTGTTTATCCAGATGGAATTGACCAAAAATGGAGCCTTAGAGGTAACGCTCAAGGAAGGGTGGATGATGTTTCGTTTGTCAATGCTTTGATTAATCATCTTCAGCAGCAAATCAATATTGATAGCCATAAAATTTATGCCACCGGTTTTTCTAGAGGTGCCATACTTACTCAAGCACTGGCTTGTAAGTTACCTGATAAAATTTCTGGTTTTGCATCAGTAGCTGGTTCTCTCCCTGTTAGACTCAAATCTAATTGCCAGCCTCGAACTTCCATATCGATGTTAACGATCAACGGTACAAACGATCGCGATGTACTTTATGAAGGTGACGATCACACTCAACGAGGAGCGTTGCTTTCTATCTCAGATATGGTAGATTTTTGGCGATCGCACGATCAATGTACTTCATCAAATAAATCTCCTGACTTTTCTGAAGATAAAGTGAAAACCGCTATCTACACAGGTTGTAGTGGCAACTCAGAAGTCTGGCAGCTAGCGGTAATAAACGGTGGACATTTCTGGCCTGGTGGTTCCTCAACTGACAAAAGTCTAAACAAATTCAATACAAACCTGGGGCTGAATGCCAGTGAAACAATTTGGAACTTTTTTCAAAGTCACAGTTCGTAA
- a CDS encoding alkaline phosphatase, whose protein sequence is MVDYQNFEQFLHSRMKRRNLIIGAGALSGLAIANQFSHQTAIAKTRFSNYPFTLGVASGDPDSSSVVIWTRLAPEPLEGGGMPPVNVPIRWEVSTDPDMRRIISRGTVLATPELAHSVRVIVEGLQSDTWYWYRFLVGQDASPIGRTRTAPLANSYLKKLNFALVSCQHYEQGYFTAYKYLAQDDLDLVVHVGDYIYEGGISNNRPRKHNSAEILTLEDYRNRHALYKTDTNLQAAHAAFPWIVTWDDHEVENNYANYISEVDTEPDQDPAIFLQRRAVAYQAYYEHMPLRPFSRPVGPDMQLYRRLSFGNLATFHVLDTRQYRTDQPCGDGTKQRPCGEDPNGTITGKRQEDWLYDGLDRSQAKWNVLAQQVIVAQIDTKAGPGETYSMDKWDGYVASRDRLMRFLEQRKPSNPVVLSGDVHSNWAINLKADFNNPGSTTVGSEFVCTSITSGGDGADTNLNVQAYLPENPHIKFFNGQRGYVRCGLTPTTYKTDYLVLSNVTTPFGTISKRASFLVEDGRPGIQQV, encoded by the coding sequence ATGGTAGATTACCAGAATTTTGAGCAGTTCTTGCATAGTCGAATGAAACGACGCAACTTAATTATCGGGGCAGGAGCATTATCTGGTTTAGCGATCGCTAACCAATTTTCTCATCAAACAGCGATCGCCAAAACTAGATTTTCCAATTATCCTTTTACTTTAGGTGTCGCATCGGGCGATCCTGATTCTAGCAGCGTAGTGATTTGGACTCGTCTCGCTCCTGAACCCTTAGAGGGAGGTGGAATGCCACCTGTGAATGTGCCAATTCGCTGGGAAGTATCTACCGATCCTGACATGAGGCGCATTATCTCTAGAGGTACGGTACTTGCAACCCCAGAATTAGCTCACTCGGTGCGAGTCATAGTAGAAGGATTGCAATCTGATACTTGGTACTGGTATCGATTTCTTGTTGGTCAAGATGCTAGCCCTATTGGTCGCACTCGTACAGCGCCTTTAGCAAATAGCTATTTGAAAAAATTGAACTTTGCCCTGGTTTCTTGCCAACACTATGAGCAAGGATACTTTACTGCTTACAAATATTTAGCTCAAGATGACCTCGATCTAGTAGTGCATGTTGGTGATTACATCTACGAAGGCGGAATCTCAAACAATCGCCCCAGAAAGCACAACAGTGCAGAAATTTTGACTTTAGAAGATTACCGCAACCGTCACGCCCTTTATAAAACTGATACCAATCTGCAAGCAGCCCATGCAGCATTTCCTTGGATTGTTACCTGGGATGACCACGAAGTAGAAAACAACTACGCCAACTATATTTCAGAAGTTGATACTGAACCAGACCAAGATCCGGCTATTTTCCTCCAACGGCGGGCTGTTGCTTATCAGGCTTACTACGAACACATGCCACTGCGACCCTTTTCGCGTCCCGTTGGCCCCGATATGCAACTTTACCGTCGGCTTTCTTTTGGTAATTTAGCCACCTTCCATGTCTTAGATACCCGCCAATATCGCACCGATCAGCCCTGTGGTGATGGTACTAAACAACGTCCTTGTGGAGAAGATCCCAATGGAACCATTACTGGCAAGCGTCAGGAAGATTGGCTATATGATGGTTTAGATCGCTCACAGGCTAAGTGGAACGTTTTGGCACAGCAAGTTATAGTTGCTCAGATAGACACAAAAGCAGGACCTGGCGAAACCTACAGCATGGATAAGTGGGATGGTTACGTGGCTTCGCGTGATCGCCTCATGCGTTTCTTAGAACAGCGCAAACCATCTAATCCAGTAGTCTTATCAGGCGATGTCCATTCTAATTGGGCAATAAATTTAAAGGCTGACTTTAATAACCCAGGATCTACCACAGTCGGGAGTGAATTCGTTTGTACTTCAATAACCTCTGGTGGAGATGGGGCAGATACTAATTTAAATGTTCAAGCTTACTTACCTGAAAACCCACACATTAAGTTCTTCAATGGTCAACGGGGGTATGTTCGCTGTGGGCTGACTCCCACAACTTACAAGACAGACTATTTGGTTCTGTCAAATGTGACAACTCCATTTGGCACCATTAGTAAGCGGGCTTCATTTTTGGTTGAAGATGGTCGTCCAGGAATACAACAAGTCTAA
- a CDS encoding dienelactone hydrolase family protein: MKEITRRKFIATSTLATGFALAVQPISAQVTATDAKGLVAGAVKIPVKDGEIPAYRAAPATGENFPIVLVIQEIFGVHEHIQDVTRRFAQLGYLAIAPELFIRQGDVTKLSSIDEIRPIVAKVPDSQVLSDLDATVKWAVKSAKGNAEKLAVTGFCWGGRITWLYAAHNPKVKAGGAWYGRLVGDATELQPKYPIDIASKLTVPILGLYGGKDTGIPLNTVEQMRDRLKSSSSKSEIIVYPDAPHAFFADYRPSYREKDAKDGWKRLLAWFKQNGV; the protein is encoded by the coding sequence ATGAAAGAAATAACACGCCGCAAATTTATCGCAACAAGCACCTTGGCGACGGGTTTTGCCTTGGCAGTGCAACCCATTTCTGCTCAAGTCACCGCTACCGATGCTAAGGGGTTGGTAGCTGGTGCAGTGAAAATTCCCGTCAAAGATGGCGAAATTCCTGCTTACAGAGCAGCACCCGCCACTGGTGAAAATTTCCCTATTGTCTTGGTAATCCAAGAAATCTTTGGTGTACACGAGCATATTCAAGATGTTACTCGTCGTTTTGCTCAGTTGGGATACTTGGCGATCGCACCAGAATTATTTATCCGTCAAGGCGATGTCACTAAGTTAAGTAGTATAGACGAAATTCGCCCAATTGTTGCCAAAGTACCAGATTCTCAAGTGTTATCCGATCTCGATGCGACGGTAAAATGGGCTGTGAAATCAGCTAAAGGCAATGCCGAGAAATTGGCAGTTACAGGTTTCTGTTGGGGTGGACGCATTACCTGGTTGTATGCGGCACACAATCCCAAGGTGAAGGCAGGTGGAGCATGGTATGGGCGACTTGTGGGCGATGCTACCGAACTTCAGCCCAAGTATCCAATTGATATTGCATCAAAACTGACAGTCCCCATTCTCGGACTTTACGGTGGTAAGGATACAGGTATTCCCCTAAATACAGTAGAACAGATGCGCGATCGCTTAAAGTCTAGCAGCAGCAAATCTGAAATCATCGTCTACCCCGATGCACCTCACGCTTTTTTTGCCGATTATCGCCCCTCCTACCGTGAGAAAGATGCTAAGGACGGTTGGAAACGTCTTTTGGCGTGGTTTAAGCAAAATGGTGTTTAA